One Hippoglossus stenolepis isolate QCI-W04-F060 chromosome 22, HSTE1.2, whole genome shotgun sequence DNA segment encodes these proteins:
- the LOC118101616 gene encoding LOW QUALITY PROTEIN: histone H3 (The sequence of the model RefSeq protein was modified relative to this genomic sequence to represent the inferred CDS: inserted 1 base in 1 codon; substituted 1 base at 1 genomic stop codon), translating into MSGRGKGGKGLGKGGAKRHRKVLRDNIQGITKPAIRRLARRGGVKRISGLIYEETRGVLKVFLENVIRDAVTYTEHAKRKTVTAMDVVYALKRQGRTLRAPPLASLCSFCSETMARTKQTARKSTGGKAPRKQLATKAARKSAPATGGVKKPHRXRPGTVALREIRRYQKSTELLIRKLPFQRLVREIAQDFKTDLRFQSSAVMALQEASEAYLVGLFEDTNLCAIHAKRVTIMPKDIQLARRIRGERAXPARTPLTTQRLF; encoded by the exons ATGTCAGGTCGCGGTAAAGGAGGAAAAGGTCTCGGTAAAGGCGGCGCCAAGCGCCACCGGAAGGTTCTCCGTGATAACATCCAGGGAATCACCAAACCCGCCATCCGCCGTCTGGCTCGCCGCGGCGGAGTGAAGCGTATCTCCGGGCTGATCTACGAGGAGACCCGCGGGGTGCTCAAGGTTTTCCTGGAGAACGTCATCCGTGACGCCGTCACCTACACCGAGCACGCTAAGAGGAAGACGGTGACCGCCATGGACGTGGTGTACGCGCTGAAGAGACAGGGCCGCACTCT CAGAGCTCCGCCGCTCGCTTCCCTATGTTCATTCTGTTCTGAAACGATGGCGAGAACCAAGCAGACCGCCCGGAAGTCCACCGGAGGGAAAGCTCCCAGGAAGCAGCTGGCCACCAAGGCCGCCCGGAAGAGCGCCCCGGCCACCGGCGGCGTGAAGAAGCCTCACC TAAGGCCCGGGACCGTGGCTCTCAGAGAGATCCGCCGCTACCAGAAGTCCACCGAGCTGCTGATCCGCAAGCTGCCCTTCCAGCGCCTGGTCCGGGAGATCGCTCAGGACTTCAAGACCGACCTGCGCTTCCAGAGCTCCGCCGTCATGGCGCTGCAGGAGGCCAGCGAGGCCTACCTGGTCGGCCTGTTCGAGGACACCAACCTGTGCGCCATCCACGCCAAGAGGGTCACCATCATGCCCAAAGACATCCAGCTGGCCCGGCGCATCCGCGGGGAGAGAGCGTAACCTGCCCGCACTCCGCTCACCAcacaacggctcttttaa
- the LOC118101605 gene encoding histone H1-like, with protein MAEEVAPAAAAASAPAKPPKSPRKKSTKPAKRTGPGAGERILEAITGCKDRKGISFIAVKKQLAAAGYDVDHNGHNIKRALGKLLSDGTVVQLTGHGASGSFRMNKTAEKSKKVAKKPARKPAPKARKPATPKKSPKSPKRVAIKTAIKTLKAAKKSPKPAAKKVKMVKKVPAAKKVTKKVEVKSPKKAAAKKPVAAKKVVKKAVKAPSTKEKKVGVRRTTRK; from the coding sequence ATGGCAGAAGAAGTCGCTCCAGCTGCAGCCGCCGCCTCCGCACCGGCCAAACCCCCCAAGTCCCCGAGGAAGAAGAGCACCAAGCCCGCGAAGAGGACCGGGCCCGGGGCCGGGGAGCGCATCCTGGAAGCCATCACGGGCTGCAAGGACAGGAAGGGCATCTCCTTCATCGCCGTGAAGAAGCAGCTGGCCGCGGCCGGATACGATGTGGATCACAACGGGCACAACATCAAACGCGCCCTCGGGAAGCTGCTGAGCGACGGGACCGTGGTTCAGCTCACAGGACACGGAGCGTCCGGATCCTTCAGGATGAACAAAACCGCAGAGAAGTCCAAGAAGGTGGCGAAGAAACCCGCCAGGAAGCCCGCCCCCAAAGCCAGGAAGCCCGCGACCCCGAAGAAGAGCCCCAAGTCCCCGAAGAGGGTCGCGATCAAGACCGCCATCAAGACCCTGAAAGCGGCCAAGAAGTCTCCCAAGCCCGCAGCGAAGAAGGTGAAGATGGTCAAGAAAGTTCCGGCTGCCAAGAAAGTGACCAAGAAGGTGGAGGTCAAGAGCCCGAAGAAGGCGGCGGCCAAGAAGCCGGTTGCGGCCAAGAAGGTTGTGAAGAAGGCGGTGAAGGCCCCGAGCACCAAGGAGAAGAAGGTCGGAGTCAGGAGGACAACcaggaagtag
- the LOC118101614 gene encoding histone H2B 1.2 — MPDAVKASAPKKGSKKAVTKVPGKTGKKRRKSRKESYAIYVYKVLKQVHPDTGISSKAMGIMNSFVGDIFERIAGEASRLAQYNKRRTITSREIQTAVRLLLPGELAKHAVSEGTKAVTKYTSSK; from the coding sequence ATGCCGGATGCAGTGAAGGCCTCAGCGCCCAAGAAGGGCTCCAAGAAGGCGGTGACCAAGGTCCCCGGTAAGAccgggaagaagaggaggaagagccgCAAGGAGAGCTACGCCATCTACGTGTACAAGGTGCTGAAGCAGGTGCACCCCGACACCGGCATCTCCTCCAAGGCCATGGGCATCATGAACTCCTTCGTGGGCGACATCTTCGAGCGCATCGCCGGGGAGGCCTCCCGCCTGGCTCAGTACAACAAGCGCCGGACCATCACCTCCAGGGAGATCCAGACCGCCGTGCGCCTGCTGCTGCCCGGGGAGCTGGCCAAGCACGCCGTGTCCGAGGGCACCAAGGCCGTGACCAAGTACACCAGCTCCAAGTAA